In Acidobacteriota bacterium, one genomic interval encodes:
- a CDS encoding ABC transporter permease, translated as MIPVRLAARHVTSRPLRSALTVAAIGLSTGLVGFLYLVNGALKNDWSENMGFRAMVMAKTSMFEKLPLAYLAKLEDVPGVQRVCPFDFLMTQWKDDRPENMVPFQAAPADAFVEVYREAKIPPDQVAAWKADPTGCVIGPILAKQHGWRVGDKVVLKAPVSGGVVETTVRAVMTYKLDNGLYVHRKYFENITGDTGQVGMFWILAKSRPDVAKVTAEIERRFDNAPVPIRAMSEKQWQLMFMDMLGNVQALLGGIGLATAFTLFLITSNTLAMSARERRGEAALLRILGFPRKTVLQLLVLEGALFGAVGGILGLGFMRLFSFLIEKALVDTQWAPIGAMLAPDATMILAVTGLSLAVAIGASLVPAINLSGRPVVSLAREGE; from the coding sequence ATGATCCCCGTCCGCCTCGCCGCCCGCCATGTCACGAGCCGCCCGCTCCGGAGCGCGCTGACGGTGGCCGCGATCGGCCTGTCCACGGGGCTCGTCGGATTCCTTTACCTCGTGAACGGCGCGCTCAAGAACGACTGGTCCGAGAACATGGGGTTTCGCGCGATGGTCATGGCGAAGACGTCCATGTTCGAGAAGCTGCCGTTGGCGTATCTCGCGAAGCTCGAGGACGTGCCCGGCGTCCAGCGCGTCTGTCCGTTCGACTTCCTGATGACGCAGTGGAAGGACGACAGGCCCGAGAACATGGTTCCGTTCCAGGCCGCGCCGGCCGACGCGTTCGTCGAGGTCTACCGCGAGGCGAAGATCCCGCCCGACCAGGTCGCCGCGTGGAAGGCCGATCCGACGGGGTGCGTGATCGGCCCCATCCTCGCGAAGCAGCACGGCTGGAGGGTCGGCGACAAGGTCGTTCTCAAGGCTCCCGTCTCGGGCGGCGTCGTCGAGACGACCGTGCGCGCGGTCATGACGTACAAGCTCGACAACGGGCTCTACGTCCACCGGAAGTACTTCGAGAACATCACGGGCGATACGGGGCAGGTCGGGATGTTCTGGATCCTCGCGAAGTCGCGCCCGGACGTCGCGAAGGTGACGGCCGAGATCGAGCGCCGGTTCGACAACGCGCCCGTTCCGATTCGCGCGATGAGCGAGAAGCAGTGGCAGCTCATGTTCATGGACATGCTCGGGAACGTGCAGGCGCTCCTCGGCGGGATCGGCCTCGCGACGGCGTTCACGCTCTTCCTCATCACGAGCAACACGCTCGCGATGTCCGCGCGCGAGAGGCGGGGCGAGGCGGCGTTGCTGCGGATCCTGGGGTTCCCCCGCAAGACCGTTCTTCAGCTCCTCGTCCTGGAGGGCGCGCTCTTCGGCGCCGTGGGCGGGATCCTCGGACTCGGCTTCATGCGGCTCTTCTCCTTCCTGATCGAGAAGGCCCTCGTCGACACGCAGTGGGCTCCGATCGGCGCGATGCTCGCGCCCGACGCGACGATGATCCTGGCCGTGACGGGACTGTCGCTGGCGGTCGCCATCGGGGCGTCGCTCGTCCCGGCGATCAACCTCTCGGGCCGGCCCGTCGTGAGCCTCGCGCGCGAGGGAGAGTAG
- the speA gene encoding biosynthetic arginine decarboxylase, with product MTPTALARASKKPARARAPERFADAEKLYGIENWGKGFFSVSDDGNLLVHPTKENHRFVDLKGVVDDVALRGISTPVVIRFPQILDQAVKELNEAFLHAIKEYDYDGVFRGVFPIKVNQKKVVVREIIQSGRKYGYGLEAGSKPELIAALSQDLGSDCLITTNGYKDDAFIRLALNGIRMGKTVVLILEKVSELEKILDVAKKRGVKPLIGMRSKLYARGSGKWAKSGGEAAKFGLTTTEMLEAVEILKHRKMLDSLVMLHFHIGSQITDIRKIKQAIKEAGRVYAKLHATGVEIQYLNLGGGLGVDYDGSKTAFDSSMNYTVQEYANDIVYTIKSICDEEKVPVPTLVTESGRALTAYHSVLVTNVLDVADRIEQGRSVKLDGDENHVVRELYDIWQSITAKNVRESYHDALQFKEELFTLFNLGYVSLEDRSKGEILYWNICERIRRFLHTLKDVPEEFEQLEVMLADKYVMNFSVFQSLPDVWAIDQLFPILPIHRLREKPSEHGTLADITCDSDGKIEKFIDLRDIKEALPLHAFHKGTPYYIGFCLVGAYQDVLGDLHNLFGEVHEVLASVDDDGRTRIQDVLPGESCERVLSYMNYDKDELLDGIWRQLRRATERKKVKEPEAKAIAKDFEHSLTHYTYLEE from the coding sequence ATGACACCCACCGCACTCGCGCGCGCCTCGAAGAAGCCCGCGCGCGCCCGCGCTCCCGAACGGTTCGCCGACGCCGAGAAGCTCTACGGCATCGAGAACTGGGGGAAAGGCTTCTTCTCGGTCTCCGACGACGGCAACCTCCTCGTCCACCCGACGAAGGAGAACCACCGCTTCGTCGACCTCAAGGGCGTCGTGGACGACGTCGCCCTGCGCGGCATCTCGACGCCCGTCGTGATCCGCTTCCCGCAGATCCTCGACCAGGCGGTCAAGGAGCTGAACGAGGCCTTCCTCCACGCGATCAAGGAATACGACTACGACGGCGTCTTTCGCGGCGTGTTCCCGATCAAGGTGAACCAGAAGAAGGTCGTCGTCCGCGAGATCATCCAGTCCGGCCGCAAGTACGGTTACGGCCTCGAGGCCGGGAGCAAGCCCGAGCTCATCGCGGCGCTCTCCCAGGACCTCGGCTCGGACTGCCTCATCACGACGAACGGCTACAAGGACGACGCGTTCATCCGCCTCGCCCTGAACGGCATCCGGATGGGCAAGACGGTCGTCCTCATCCTCGAGAAGGTCTCCGAGCTCGAGAAGATCCTCGACGTCGCCAAGAAGCGCGGCGTCAAGCCACTCATCGGCATGCGCAGCAAGCTCTACGCGCGCGGCTCGGGCAAGTGGGCGAAGTCGGGCGGCGAGGCCGCGAAGTTCGGCCTCACGACGACCGAGATGCTCGAGGCGGTCGAGATCCTCAAGCACCGAAAGATGCTCGACTCGCTCGTCATGCTCCACTTTCACATCGGCTCGCAGATCACGGACATCCGCAAGATCAAGCAGGCGATCAAGGAGGCGGGGCGCGTCTACGCGAAACTCCACGCCACGGGCGTCGAGATCCAGTACCTGAACCTCGGCGGCGGCCTCGGCGTCGACTACGACGGCAGCAAGACCGCGTTCGACTCCTCGATGAACTACACGGTCCAGGAGTACGCGAACGACATCGTCTACACGATCAAGTCGATCTGCGACGAGGAGAAGGTCCCCGTCCCGACGCTCGTCACGGAGTCGGGCCGCGCGCTCACGGCGTACCACTCGGTCCTCGTCACCAACGTTCTCGACGTGGCCGACCGCATCGAGCAGGGCCGCTCGGTCAAGCTCGACGGTGACGAGAACCACGTCGTGCGCGAGCTCTACGACATCTGGCAGAGCATCACGGCCAAGAACGTCCGCGAGAGCTACCACGACGCGCTCCAGTTCAAGGAAGAGCTCTTCACGCTCTTCAACCTCGGCTACGTGTCCCTCGAGGACCGCAGCAAGGGCGAGATCCTCTACTGGAACATCTGCGAGCGGATCCGCCGGTTCCTCCACACGCTCAAGGACGTCCCGGAGGAGTTCGAGCAGCTGGAGGTCATGCTCGCCGACAAGTACGTCATGAACTTCTCGGTCTTCCAGTCCCTGCCGGACGTGTGGGCGATCGACCAGCTGTTCCCCATCCTGCCGATCCACCGCCTGCGCGAGAAGCCGTCCGAGCACGGCACGCTCGCGGACATCACGTGCGACTCGGACGGCAAGATCGAGAAGTTCATCGACCTGAGGGACATCAAGGAAGCGCTCCCGCTCCACGCCTTCCACAAGGGAACGCCGTACTACATCGGGTTCTGCCTCGTGGGGGCCTACCAGGACGTGCTCGGCGACCTCCACAACCTCTTCGGCGAGGTTCACGAGGTGCTCGCGAGCGTGGACGACGACGGCCGCACGCGCATCCAGGACGTGCTGCCGGGCGAGTCGTGCGAGCGCGTGCTCTCGTACATGAACTACGACAAGGACGAGCTCCTCGACGGCATCTGGCGCCAGCTGCGCCGGGCCACGGAGCGCAAGAAGGTCAAGGAGCCCGAGGCCAAGGCCATCGCGAAGGACTTCGAGCACAGCCTCACGCACTACACCTACCTGGAGGAATAG
- a CDS encoding saccharopine dehydrogenase NADP-binding domain-containing protein, with amino-acid sequence MTAKSGLIVYGANGYTGKLIVDVALREGLRPVVAGRRREAVEPLAAAWGLNSLCFSLDDPASAAHLLKPYGAMILAAGPFSKTSAPALEACLQARTAYLDITGEVDVFEAVFARDADAKRAGVAVLPGTGFDVVPSDCLAKALSEALPGAETLTLAFRGFKTSAGTMKTMLEGIPKGGLVREGGKLVTVPAAWKTLEIPLGDKTRLAMTIPWGDLSTAFRSTGIPNIEVYMAVPPSAVAGARRMRRFTKLLGLSFVQSFLKARVEKTVKGPTAEERGRERSYLWGRVTRGGSVVTGKLETLEGYALTAETAVAIAKRVLAGDVAPGVHTPSQAFGSRFIETIRGSKLVVPA; translated from the coding sequence GTGACGGCGAAGAGCGGCCTGATCGTCTACGGCGCGAACGGTTACACGGGAAAGCTCATCGTGGACGTCGCGCTTCGCGAGGGCCTGAGGCCGGTCGTCGCGGGCCGGCGCCGGGAGGCTGTCGAACCGCTCGCCGCGGCCTGGGGACTGAACAGCCTCTGTTTTTCTCTCGACGACCCGGCGTCCGCCGCGCACCTCCTGAAGCCGTACGGCGCGATGATCCTCGCGGCCGGCCCGTTCTCGAAGACGAGCGCGCCCGCGCTCGAGGCCTGCCTCCAGGCGCGGACGGCGTACCTCGACATCACGGGCGAGGTCGACGTCTTCGAGGCGGTGTTCGCCCGCGACGCCGACGCGAAGAGGGCCGGCGTCGCGGTCCTCCCGGGGACGGGATTCGACGTCGTGCCGTCGGACTGCCTTGCGAAGGCGCTCTCGGAAGCGCTGCCGGGGGCCGAGACGCTCACGCTCGCGTTCCGGGGATTCAAGACGAGCGCCGGGACGATGAAGACGATGCTCGAAGGCATCCCGAAGGGCGGCCTCGTCCGCGAGGGCGGGAAACTCGTCACCGTCCCCGCCGCGTGGAAGACGCTGGAGATTCCGCTGGGCGACAAGACGCGCCTCGCGATGACGATCCCGTGGGGCGACCTCTCGACGGCCTTCCGTTCGACCGGAATCCCGAACATCGAGGTCTACATGGCGGTGCCGCCGTCGGCCGTCGCGGGCGCGAGGCGGATGCGCCGGTTCACGAAACTCCTCGGCCTCTCCTTCGTGCAGTCCTTCCTGAAGGCGCGCGTGGAGAAGACGGTGAAGGGTCCGACGGCCGAGGAGCGCGGCCGCGAGCGGTCGTATCTCTGGGGCCGCGTCACGAGGGGCGGGAGCGTCGTCACGGGGAAGCTCGAGACGCTCGAGGGCTACGCGCTGACCGCCGAGACCGCCGTCGCGATCGCGAAGAGAGTCCTCGCCGGAGACGTCGCACCCGGCGTCCACACGCCGTCGCAGGCGTTCGGCTCGCGCTTCATCGAGACGATCCGCGGGTCGAAGCTCGTCGTTCCCGCATGA
- a CDS encoding YqgE/AlgH family protein, whose protein sequence is MVETLTAPYLLLAGPGLQDPNFSKTVVLMGHHTKDGALGWVVNRLLGQPAVTLLPPPLDTTLHPATPLHIGGPVLTNGLVALFREQVDGVDCNEMAPGLWVSASAEILPKLFDKAPGDGPPRGLLVLGYAGWDAEQLEGEMEEGAWLVLPWEPDLAFARGVETLWERALARLGVDPGSVSSSSTGVS, encoded by the coding sequence GTGGTCGAGACCCTGACGGCGCCGTACCTGCTGCTGGCCGGGCCCGGCCTTCAGGACCCGAACTTTTCGAAGACGGTCGTCCTCATGGGACACCACACGAAGGACGGGGCTCTCGGCTGGGTCGTCAATCGTCTTCTCGGCCAGCCCGCGGTGACGCTGCTGCCCCCGCCGCTCGACACGACCCTCCACCCCGCCACGCCGCTCCACATCGGCGGCCCGGTCCTCACGAACGGCCTCGTCGCGCTCTTCCGCGAACAGGTCGACGGCGTGGACTGCAACGAGATGGCGCCCGGCCTCTGGGTCTCGGCGTCCGCGGAGATCCTCCCGAAGCTCTTCGACAAGGCGCCGGGCGACGGGCCTCCGCGGGGCCTCCTCGTCCTCGGCTACGCCGGCTGGGACGCCGAACAGCTCGAGGGCGAGATGGAGGAGGGCGCGTGGCTCGTCCTCCCGTGGGAACCCGACCTCGCCTTTGCCCGAGGAGTCGAGACGCTCTGGGAGCGCGCGCTCGCGCGCCTCGGCGTGGACCCGGGCTCGGTCTCCTCGTCGTCGACAGGCGTGAGCTGA
- the pip gene encoding prolyl aminopeptidase has product MPPLFPEIEPYRTFRLPVSELHTLHVEESGNPDGEPVIFFHGGPGAGLSPMHRRFFDPKFWRVVLFDQRGCGKSTPLGELRENTTWDLVADAERIRTHLGIAKWLVFGGSWGSTLGLAYAETHPERATGLVLRGIFLGRKLEIDWTYVDGLRRMEPDGWDAFVAPLTPRERGSVVRAYHRRLTSDDATVRREAALAWNKFENHASKLVPVEEPVAEEDVPNEIALARIEAHYFLNGSFLKSDDQLLHGAERLRRIPGVIVQGKYDLVCPLQSAWDLHLAWPEAQYVVVPDAGHSADEPGIISALVAATEDFKTKV; this is encoded by the coding sequence ATGCCGCCGCTCTTCCCCGAGATCGAGCCGTACCGGACGTTCCGGCTGCCGGTTTCGGAGCTCCACACGCTGCACGTCGAGGAGTCGGGCAATCCGGACGGCGAGCCCGTCATCTTCTTTCACGGCGGGCCGGGGGCCGGCCTCTCGCCGATGCACCGGCGCTTCTTCGACCCGAAGTTCTGGCGCGTCGTCCTCTTCGACCAGCGCGGCTGCGGCAAGTCGACGCCGCTCGGCGAGCTCAGGGAAAACACGACGTGGGACCTCGTCGCGGACGCCGAGAGAATCCGGACGCATCTCGGGATCGCGAAGTGGCTCGTGTTTGGGGGCTCGTGGGGCTCGACGCTGGGTCTGGCGTACGCCGAGACGCACCCCGAGCGCGCGACCGGCCTCGTCCTGCGCGGGATCTTCCTCGGCCGGAAGCTCGAGATCGACTGGACGTACGTCGACGGCCTGAGGCGCATGGAGCCGGACGGCTGGGACGCCTTCGTGGCGCCGCTGACGCCGCGCGAGCGCGGCTCGGTCGTGCGCGCCTACCACCGCAGGCTGACGTCCGACGACGCCACAGTGAGGCGCGAGGCTGCGCTCGCGTGGAACAAATTCGAGAACCACGCCTCGAAGCTCGTCCCCGTGGAGGAGCCCGTCGCCGAGGAGGACGTCCCGAACGAAATCGCGCTCGCGCGCATCGAGGCCCACTACTTCCTGAACGGGTCGTTCCTGAAGTCGGACGACCAGCTCCTGCATGGCGCCGAGCGCCTCCGCCGGATTCCGGGCGTCATCGTCCAGGGGAAATACGACCTCGTGTGCCCGCTGCAGTCCGCGTGGGACCTGCACCTCGCGTGGCCGGAGGCGCAGTACGTCGTCGTCCCGGACGCGGGCCACTCCGCGGACGAGCCGGGGATCATCTCCGCGCTCGTCGCGGCCACGGAAGACTTCAAGACGAAGGTCTGA
- a CDS encoding RidA family protein: MEAVFTKNAPAPAGHYSQGVVHAGLVYVAGQLGKDPARPDAGPGTLEEQTERALRNVEAVLAAAGSDLSHLLQVTVYVSDASFWGRVNEVYARVMGDARPARAIVPVNEFRGGWQVEIAAIAAVRLAG, translated from the coding sequence GTGGAGGCCGTCTTCACGAAGAACGCGCCGGCGCCCGCGGGGCACTACTCCCAGGGCGTCGTCCACGCCGGACTCGTGTACGTCGCGGGGCAGCTCGGGAAGGACCCGGCGCGGCCGGATGCGGGTCCGGGAACGCTCGAAGAACAGACCGAGCGCGCGCTCCGCAACGTCGAGGCTGTCCTCGCCGCGGCGGGGAGCGACCTCTCCCACCTCCTCCAGGTGACGGTCTACGTCTCGGACGCGTCGTTCTGGGGCCGCGTGAACGAGGTCTACGCGCGCGTGATGGGAGACGCGCGGCCAGCGCGGGCCATCGTGCCCGTGAACGAGTTCCGCGGCGGCTGGCAGGTCGAGATCGCGGCGATCGCGGCCGTCCGGTTGGCGGGTTGA
- a CDS encoding mechanosensitive ion channel produces the protein MSSEAFLTHSVLQDALVFAAAAAVTALLDRRERRRVVRVVLLGALGFAIHFAAHLAADSGMRGAAALDLAGRAIAAIAAVALFGTLLFDVLLPLVNMRPPRILRDLAIAAGSIAATLAVLSSGKVEVVGIVATSAVLTAVIGWALQDTLANVMGGLALQLDGSVKAGDWVTFGETTGLVRDVGWRQTTLETRNRDFLVVPNSLFMKTAVTLRGKGVPGDAPRERRWIRFGVESGVAPSEVVACAQEALWRDPVAGVDAAPEPDCVFLEFGDSASHFAVRYWLTDMFLADATDSAVRTRLWFALRRAGLPIAFPVRQVTLTSGDAEARTRSSESARAAGRAALERVSIFAPLTPEERDRLAQGMSLLPFGEGEAIVRQGAAGHHLYVLTKGRAEVRVSVSGSVERAVATLEAPEFFGEMGLLTGEPRKATVVALADSEAWRVEKAGFKEILERRPAVADAIAALVSEREAELAAVREGLSEEARRSRAERSQPLTLARIREFFGIG, from the coding sequence TTGTCGTCCGAAGCCTTCCTGACCCACTCGGTTCTGCAGGACGCCCTCGTCTTTGCGGCGGCGGCTGCCGTGACGGCGCTCCTCGACCGGCGCGAGCGGAGGCGCGTCGTGCGCGTCGTCCTGCTCGGCGCGCTCGGTTTCGCGATCCATTTCGCGGCCCACCTCGCGGCCGATTCGGGCATGCGGGGAGCCGCCGCGCTCGACCTCGCGGGCCGCGCGATCGCCGCGATCGCGGCCGTCGCGCTCTTCGGGACGCTGCTTTTCGACGTCCTTCTCCCCCTCGTGAACATGCGCCCGCCGCGCATCCTGCGCGACCTCGCGATCGCCGCGGGCTCGATCGCGGCGACGCTCGCCGTCCTCTCGTCGGGAAAGGTCGAGGTCGTCGGAATCGTCGCGACGTCGGCGGTTCTCACGGCCGTCATCGGCTGGGCGCTCCAGGACACGCTTGCGAACGTCATGGGCGGCCTCGCGCTCCAGCTGGACGGCTCCGTGAAGGCGGGCGACTGGGTCACGTTCGGCGAGACGACGGGCCTCGTCCGCGACGTCGGCTGGCGCCAGACGACGCTCGAGACGCGCAACCGCGACTTCCTCGTGGTTCCGAACTCGCTGTTCATGAAGACCGCCGTGACCCTGCGCGGAAAAGGCGTCCCGGGCGACGCACCGCGCGAACGGCGCTGGATCCGCTTCGGCGTGGAGTCGGGCGTCGCGCCATCGGAGGTCGTCGCCTGCGCTCAGGAAGCCCTCTGGCGTGACCCCGTCGCCGGCGTCGACGCGGCGCCGGAGCCGGACTGCGTCTTCCTCGAGTTCGGGGACAGCGCCTCGCACTTCGCAGTCCGTTACTGGCTCACGGACATGTTCCTCGCGGACGCGACGGATTCGGCCGTGCGGACGCGGCTCTGGTTCGCGCTGCGCCGGGCCGGGCTTCCGATCGCGTTCCCGGTCCGCCAGGTGACTCTCACGTCCGGCGACGCGGAGGCCCGCACGCGCTCTTCGGAGTCCGCGCGCGCTGCGGGACGGGCCGCGCTCGAGCGCGTCTCGATCTTCGCGCCGCTCACGCCGGAGGAGCGGGACCGCCTCGCGCAGGGGATGTCCCTTCTGCCGTTCGGCGAGGGAGAAGCGATCGTACGGCAGGGCGCCGCGGGCCATCACCTCTACGTCCTCACGAAGGGCCGCGCGGAAGTGCGCGTCTCGGTCTCCGGATCCGTCGAGCGCGCCGTCGCGACGCTGGAGGCGCCGGAGTTCTTCGGCGAGATGGGACTCCTCACCGGCGAGCCGCGGAAGGCGACCGTCGTCGCTCTCGCGGATTCCGAGGCGTGGCGGGTCGAGAAGGCCGGGTTCAAGGAGATTCTCGAGAGGCGGCCCGCGGTCGCCGATGCGATCGCCGCGCTCGTGTCCGAGCGCGAGGCGGAGCTCGCGGCCGTGCGCGAGGGGCTCTCCGAGGAAGCGAGACGCTCGCGGGCGGAGCGTTCGCAGCCGCTCACGCTCGCGAGGATCCGCGAGTTTTTCGGGATCGGCTAG
- a CDS encoding GTP-binding protein gives MKIPVHVLSGFLGVGKTTAVKDLLARRADRERIAVVVNEFGTLGVDGALLSDCASCILKEVPGGCVCCTAMADLEASLEEVCDIVAPTRFVLEPTGLARPSELVDLLRGPRWAQRFDVRPVITLLDPQQDLPKAYAESELFRDQVDTGDVLVVNRCDLASEEEILRVEEWAQALAPPKLRIVRAARGVLPDEIWDLERQTPAAAPALLEASSSHAHAHGDFLEGYVGQGVAEPPERIFDAERLLAAFEELRSGRLTRGGVARAKGLFHTTVGWRLHEIAGGRLSTAPTSWRRDSRVDVILKDPKERDFLEWEEALGGALVPADAPLLTLEDGRGATRAFDPRGFEALSHSLSKKILSSSSPAPSVAFRLGDVLAHAGLAREADWMWLVMDSGLFGVGGPRHILENGIVFPGDDGFRFVLPDEAARGAEDEVDACRDLANVCGVKLADSPGASQAPAGEVS, from the coding sequence GTGAAAATCCCCGTCCACGTCCTCTCGGGCTTCCTCGGCGTCGGCAAGACCACGGCCGTGAAGGACCTCCTCGCGCGCCGCGCCGACCGCGAGCGGATCGCCGTGGTCGTGAACGAGTTCGGGACGCTCGGGGTGGACGGCGCGCTCCTGTCGGACTGCGCGAGCTGCATCCTGAAGGAGGTGCCGGGCGGCTGCGTCTGCTGCACGGCGATGGCGGACCTCGAAGCCTCTCTCGAGGAGGTTTGCGACATCGTCGCCCCGACGAGGTTCGTCCTCGAGCCGACGGGCCTCGCGAGGCCGTCCGAGCTCGTGGACCTCCTGCGCGGCCCGCGCTGGGCGCAGCGCTTCGACGTGAGGCCGGTCATCACGCTCCTCGACCCGCAGCAGGATCTGCCGAAGGCGTACGCCGAAAGCGAGCTCTTCCGGGACCAGGTCGATACCGGCGACGTTCTCGTCGTCAATCGATGCGATCTGGCTTCGGAGGAAGAGATTCTTCGAGTGGAAGAGTGGGCCCAAGCGCTGGCGCCGCCGAAGCTCCGGATCGTCCGGGCGGCGCGCGGGGTGCTCCCGGACGAAATCTGGGATCTCGAGCGGCAGACCCCCGCAGCGGCTCCGGCGCTCCTCGAGGCTAGCTCCTCGCACGCCCACGCTCACGGAGATTTCCTGGAAGGGTATGTGGGCCAAGGCGTGGCGGAACCGCCGGAGCGGATTTTCGACGCGGAACGCCTGCTTGCGGCATTCGAAGAGCTCCGCTCCGGGCGGCTGACTCGCGGCGGCGTCGCCCGCGCCAAGGGGCTCTTCCACACGACCGTGGGCTGGCGCCTCCACGAAATCGCGGGCGGCCGCCTCTCGACCGCGCCGACGTCCTGGCGGCGCGACAGCCGGGTGGACGTCATTTTGAAAGATCCGAAGGAGAGAGATTTCTTAGAGTGGGAAGAGGCACTCGGCGGAGCGCTCGTGCCGGCGGATGCCCCGCTCCTGACGCTCGAAGACGGGAGGGGCGCGACGCGCGCCTTCGATCCAAGAGGCTTCGAGGCCCTCTCGCATTCACTTTCTAAGAAGATCCTCTCTTCGTCTTCTCCTGCTCCTAGCGTGGCTTTTCGCCTTGGCGACGTGCTGGCCCATGCGGGACTTGCCCGCGAGGCCGACTGGATGTGGCTCGTGATGGACTCGGGCCTCTTCGGCGTCGGCGGCCCGCGGCACATCCTCGAGAACGGGATCGTCTTTCCGGGCGACGACGGATTCCGTTTCGTGCTGCCGGACGAGGCCGCGCGCGGCGCCGAGGACGAGGTCGACGCCTGCCGCGACCTCGCGAACGTCTGCGGCGTGAAACTCGCCGATTCGCCGGGAGCCTCGCAAGCGCCGGCCGGGGAGGTCTCGTGA
- the bla gene encoding class A beta-lactamase: MLLVLPLVLLALASPAPDSAPPDPIVAAARAVETGGLVAGVSVLHLESGRAASWRGTETFQMASVFKLPVAIAVLDSVERGKLSLDQEVEVKESDRQRVGPIDDHWTPGMRVSVARMVDVMLVDSDNTAADLLIRLLGGPAAVEQTLVSKGVSGIRVSLDEKGLGAAMQKDLDAIERGAQNGTTPDAMAGLLARLFKGELLSKASTDRILDSMRRCATSGRRFRAGLPKGAEVFDKTGTMRLSSNDVGILTLPDGSHAVLAVFTRGGTGAEAREKAIASIAKAAWAAGTPPR, translated from the coding sequence TTGCTTCTCGTTCTCCCTCTCGTCCTCCTTGCCCTCGCGTCCCCCGCCCCCGATTCCGCGCCCCCCGATCCCATCGTCGCCGCCGCGCGCGCGGTCGAGACGGGCGGCCTCGTCGCGGGCGTGTCGGTCCTGCACCTCGAGAGCGGCCGCGCGGCCTCCTGGCGCGGGACCGAGACGTTCCAGATGGCGAGCGTCTTCAAGCTGCCCGTCGCCATCGCCGTCCTCGACTCGGTCGAGAGGGGCAAGCTGAGCCTCGACCAGGAGGTCGAGGTGAAGGAGTCGGACCGCCAGAGGGTCGGCCCGATCGACGATCACTGGACGCCCGGAATGCGCGTGTCCGTCGCGCGCATGGTGGACGTGATGCTCGTCGACAGCGACAACACGGCCGCGGACCTCCTGATCCGCCTCCTGGGCGGCCCCGCCGCCGTCGAACAGACGCTCGTCTCCAAGGGGGTCTCCGGCATCCGCGTCTCCCTGGACGAGAAGGGGCTCGGCGCGGCGATGCAGAAGGACCTCGACGCGATCGAGCGGGGCGCGCAGAACGGAACGACGCCGGACGCCATGGCCGGCCTCCTCGCCCGCCTCTTCAAGGGCGAGCTCCTCTCGAAGGCTTCCACCGACCGGATCCTCGACTCGATGCGGCGGTGCGCGACGAGCGGCCGGCGCTTCCGGGCAGGCCTCCCGAAGGGCGCGGAGGTCTTCGACAAGACCGGGACGATGCGGCTCTCGTCGAACGACGTCGGAATCCTGACGCTGCCCGACGGCTCGCATGCCGTCCTCGCCGTCTTCACGCGCGGCGGAACCGGCGCCGAGGCACGCGAGAAGGCGATCGCCTCGATCGCGAAGGCGGCCTGGGCGGCCGGCACGCCTCCGCGTTAG